Genomic window (Rhododendron vialii isolate Sample 1 chromosome 4a, ASM3025357v1):
TTCAAAGAAGAATGATAAATTTCTTGTGCAGTTCATATATAGTTGCCAAAAGAAATTTCAATTATCAAAAGTCTATGTGGTCAATTGCATGAaggttttttccaaaaaaaaggctttttgacttttttggtccccaatctATTTTCGCAGTGctattttggtccccaatataccaattgctaacattgtattcccaaagtatcaattttgtgtttaaatggtctCTGGGGCTCACACCGTTTCttccctccgtcaaaaccaagggcaagcTTGGTATTTCACCTCTCCCATCATCACACATGAATATCGCGTGCGTTGAAGCATGCACCTCTTTTCCAGTTGcaatatacatacatatgtatacGCATACTTTGAACGAGATCCCAAAAGTCAAGTACAGAGTGAAACTTTTGATCACCCTTGATAGAGACGATGGCCTTTGACGACTGGAATGCATCACTGAAAGGTATGAATCTAAACTGGATCATCTCAATTTCAGGGCTTAAAGTTGATTTGTTTTTTATCCGAGGGCTTAAAGTTGATTGGCTTTAGTAAATGAAGACATGCATGAGCTTTTTAGTCCATGTGGTTAAATATATATAgaatatgtataatatatagaTGTATACGTATATACATATGCAGATGGACTGAGTGGAGGTATTTTAGGGTTATTTACTGTATAAAAGCATCTTTATAATGGGTAGAGTATTAAAGTAtggtttttttgggtagttGTTGCTAttcttgttgtttttctttgcaTAAAAGCAAAGTTTGTGGTCCCATATTTGTTTGACCGTATATGGTCATGGATTCATGTaagtatgaattttttttttgggtgcttttTACGCAGGAGCCCCTATTTACCCTACTAACTTTTCCATTGAAGTGCATCATGGTGGTGCATTTACTCTTAAGCCCAGGAAAGTGTACAATGGGGGTAAGATAGACACAGTAAATGGATTGAACTCAGATTATTTGTCAATGCTTGAGTTGGATGGCCTGATCCAACAACTTGGGAATGCTCCTAATGTCTTATTTTACAGTAAGAAGCCCAATTGAAGTTTGGATAATGGGCTTGTACCTATTAGGTGTGATAAAGATGCATATGAGATGTTGGATTTTTTGCACAAGGATAGGACTATTGTACTTTACTTAGAACATGTAGGAGGATTGGACCCAATTGAGAGTCAAGTGGGCAGTTCAAAGATTAGTGTAACCCAGGCCCAGGTAATTGAGATTCAGGTGGGCAGTTCAAAGAATAGTGTAGCCCAAGTTGATTTGAATGCAGAGCCCCAAGTTGACCTTCGGCCAACTTTGGAATCCCATGTTCAAGTGTGTGATTTGGATGTAGAACCCTACATTGATTTAGGGCCTATTAATTTAGAATCTGGGTTTGTGTTTCAAGAGGGTAATAATATGGAATAGGGTAATGGATTGGATGATGTGAACATAGAGGATGTGAACCAAGTACACATGGGAGATGCCAACTCTGAGTCTTCCAGTGACAGTGTGTATTATAGTGACCATTCTTACCAAGAGAGTGATGATGATAGATTATATGACATATTTGTAGATGAGAATGAAGAGTTTGTTGGATTCCTTGACATTGATGAGAGAAACCCACATGTTAAACCTGTTGATGATCAGGGGCAGTTGAGTGATGGTGATCCAAAGTATGATTCAGACTATAGTTTTATAGTTCATCTGATGAAGAAACTGATAGGGAAACCAAGCCACCCTTTAAGACTTTCAAGCCTGAGACTGATATGGAAGATCCTAGATTTATGAAAAGCCAGTATTTTTATTCAGCCAAGGAGTTTAAGGAAGCTGTTAAGCAACATGCCATTAAGCATCAAAGGAATGTAAAACTTGTGAAAAATAACAAGAGAAGAGTGAGGGCAAAGTGTGAATCTCCTTGTGAATGGCTGGTATATGCTGCTAAAGTCCTAGCAGATTCAAAATATCAGGTGAGGACCTATAAGAGTAAACCCACATGTACCATAACTTACTCCAATAGGAATGTAACTTCCCACATGATAGCAAAGAGGTACATGGAGGATCTCAGGACCAATCCAAGGATTCCATTGCAATCATTCAAAGACAGGGTAAGGAAAGAAATGAAGGTGGATGTTTCTAGGACTCAGATCTACAGAGCAAAGAGAAAGGCAGCTGAATTGATTTAGGTTCTGATCTTGAACAGTATGGTAGGCTTTGGAATTATTATGCAGAGTTGAGGAGGCCAAATCCAGGTTCAACAGTGGTCATGGATGCACCAATTGACTGAGAAAGTGGGCAACCCAGATTCAATAGGCTTTACATATTTTTAAGTGCTCCCAAGACTAGATTTCTAAGTGGTTGTAGGAAGATTATTGTAGTGGATGGCTGCCATCTCAAAGGTCAATATAGTGGCCAGTTGCTAATAGCAGTAGGTGTGGATCCAAACAATGCTTCTTACCCTATGGCTTATTGTGTGATGGAGATAGAGAGCAAAGACACATGTAAGTGGTTTTTTACCCTTTTGAAGATGGATTGCAACATTACAGATGCAAATGAGCTTGAGTGGACATTTATCAATGATAGACAAAATGTCATGTTTTGTTAATGCATGTTGAATTAATTTTGGTTTACTAACATGGTTTAACATTGTTAAATGTTTTTTTGGGGCGGTGGAAGGACTATTGTGAAGGCAAGAGGTGGTGGTTAGACTGGTGTCTAGGTAGTGGGTGGTGCAACTAGGGGGCAAGGAAGGGGTGCATCTAGGGGGTAAGCCAAGGGTGGTGGTGCACAACAAAGAATGGTTGCAGCTGGACAAGGCAGGGGTGCAGCTGGACAAGGCAGGGTTGTTACAATCAGAGGTGGTGGTGTGTTTAGACGTAGTGCAACTTTAAGATCAAATTAGGTACACATTATGATAAATCATTTACTTATTCCAAAGCCTAACATActgaataaataaaaatatgtaaAGCCTAttgaataaataaaatatgtaaaGCCTACATCTGCAAGTAAATCATTTACTTATTCTTGTGTATTACATTTGCAGCTCAATATTTCAACAAACTATGATCAAGCAACACAGGCCTCTAAACATCAACTGTGACAGCAGTAAGGAATGACAAGAGGATGGCTACAATTGCTACATTGTATGGAAACAAGCCATAGGAGGTTTGGAGATTCAGTTTTTTGTAAATGGTGCACAAAATAGTTTGCCAATTTCTGCACATTTAGGTCCACTTTTTGGTATTGTTATGTTCAAGTAAATAACTTATGTTGAACTGGTATATTTTGGTTGGTTGAACTGGTATCTTTTTGTATAGATTTGATGCAACATTGTTGGGTACTTGTGCCAATGAACTGCTATAATATTTGGTGCTATGTACAAGTAAATACCAAATGCTGTTAATGGTGGGTATAATAGTCTGGTGCTATGTTTTTGTAAACACCAAATGATGTTAATGGTGGCAATGGTGAATAGATGGACATGTTTTTGGCAGTCTTCCATGTTGGTCctctgtttttgttgtttgtatGCTACATGTTATTGCACAATTCTATTACATGTTTCATGTACATGGGCAGTTCAATTAGGCACACAAGTATGCAAAAGTGGGGATTTCATTACATGGGGGAGTCTACATTACATATCACATGTGgtttttccatttgttttttcATCCATACTCATGCCACATTCAACccctcattacccaaaaacctGCAACATAACCCTACTTCACCATATTGGAGCAAAATGAAACCCTTCTTTATCACCCCAAAACCTAAACCCTACAAGATTTAACCTCACAATACTACCCCATTGCTAATGCAGAGACACAAGCTCACTTGTACAGTAACACCCAAGCCAGGACACAGATCCATAGAACCCAGCTAGTGATAAGGGCCAGTCCCAGAAGCTGCTTCATCTTGTTCTGCCTCTTTAGCTGACCTTCAAGCCTCCCAATAGACTTGATGAATCCTAGAATCACCACTCTTGATCTAGCACACATAGGGGGGTCAACCCATACGAAGTAGCCACATGCACCagctttttgcatttttcatcCACATAGTTTTGtaagagagagtgagtgagtgaacTGCTTACCCCATAGCTCTCACAACCAATTAACCTCCTTCTTGGGTTGGAGTTTGTCTAAGAGGTTGTGGTCTTCCCGACCTTCCCACAGTAGCAGAACTGGCCctccatctcttcttcttcgtgGTTTTTctctccgttttggtgtgctctATTTTTTTACCTTTCCAATGGCAGGTTATGTACTTATATTTCAGGGCAGAGAGCTGGTTTGGCGGGAGTTTTCCCTCCATGGTGATAGAGGGTAGTGAAATACCAAgcttgcccttggttttgacaGAGGGAAGAAACGGCGTGAGCCCCAGagaccatttaaacacaaaatcgatatttttaggatgcaatgttagcaattggTATATTGGAGACCAAAATGACACTGCGAAAATAGATTGGaaaccaaaaaagtcaaaaagccaaaaaaagaatACTAATAGTTGCATAAAATTATATACTAATTCGCCTAATTTGTAGTCCATGtgtcaatttctttttctttttttcaaaattaattcaaaaaaccaagaaaaattcACCTAATTTGTTGGTAGTGCTTCACTTTGATCTTCCTTCTCCCCCTTTTCGATGCTTCTAATACCTatagttgttaaaaacttacgatacacgatacgtatgtATCCTACGATTTGTATCGTCTCATTCAGAGAACGATACGTATCCCACCCTATAtcctttttgtatagaaattctATGATACAACCGTGTATCCTACGATTTATACGCGTATCCCAATTCAGTACGTATCCTATGATTACTTATTGGGAAAAAAGTCGGACCTTATTTCTGGAAACGAAAccccaaatgcattaatctaagccatttgatctaattatggcatcttcaaaccatttgataaaattcaacctcaatgtaTGGCTTGTATAGAAGAAAGAACCGTATTTCAATTGTGTTTTGTTGCCTAACTTTTCTTTCCCTAGCAAAGGGAACATGAAGTCTTAATGTAGTAGGCTTTAGTTGagaaacttgaaattttgcttcttaaaaatatttttttttaaagtaaacatagtttgttggtgttattaggtgtatcaactttttaattgtattttcatattaattatgattaacgttattgaagcataaactaaatttagtattttggcaCAGGAAATTTAAGTCCAAGCAAGTCCAATTAACAAAATCCAAAGATGGAAGATATTATTGAAGgaaatataaatatctagtcTTTAGGAACAATTCCTAAAATATCTATCTCTAGAAGCTCTAGAATATCCATACGAAATATTTAgagttttttgtgagaattagttacatgtgtaattctagaattacctcaaagtttatcttgtatgaaaatatctttgtactagagcCTTCTATGGAGTAGCATAAATAGCGATGAGTCTAACTATTTtctaccaagccaaaaaaagcTTTGAGTTCCAGTGTAATACAAATAGTCCCATTCTCCACTTTGTCTTTAGTGTTTTACTCTTCCAAAAACCTTATCCAACTAAACAATAAAAACTCATTTATCTTAATATACATGATACGCATCCCGATATGATGTATACAATTGAAAAAACGATACAAGATACGTATATCTCGATTTGAAAACATTGCTAGTATCGCCCCTTGTGCTACTAGTCTGCGGACCCACACGATTCCAAATTGGATAAATTAATCAAGTGCTTATCGACGGTCAattgaatttatttttcacAAGAATGCTTTATAAATTAATTGTTCTCTGCAAAATCAAGGGTTGTGATTATTTGGATGGGACCCTAGGACTTGAAATGAACCCCAATATCTGTTTGATTCAAAATATGTACTCCTTAGTTGGCTCCCAAGGCATAACTGTTGGCCCAAGGATtttttgaaggggaaaaaaaaattgggacctTTACAATTATTGGTATCGAGAAAAAAAGGGTTGCTAAGTGTTTGAGTCCCTTTGGACTCCAAACTTGATAAGCTACAATTCATATCTTAGATCAACGACTACTAACTAAGGGGCAATAAGCCAAACTAGGTCGCTTTTGGGATTGTAAAACTTATATGCGTTGTTTCActttgttgagaatataaataataaagttgtctctctctctaacagtTTAAGTTTTTAGATAAATTGGTGGTTAataatctaatatggtatcagagtaGGCAATTGATCCTGTGTTCGAACCTCACCGCtaacctaacaaaaaaaatttacacgtATTTAATCTATTTATGGAGGAGAGCCTAGCTACACATGTGGTTGTTAACAATCTAATACATGCACTTTATGGATAACACTAACTAATTAAGCTATCTTGGATAACATTTAGAACTTATAAATAAAGCTACTCCCTCTCgtttctttttaagtgtcctacttcataactccaacttattaaaaagacatcatcattatacctttcatatcaactttttcctccactttctctacttactcatcatcattacacttttactcatttacttttcaaaatggaatctacttttagggataaaatagacaatacatcaatttttacccagtaattttataaaatggacacttattaagggatgtggaaactttatatccatttcaaaaccaattggcaataagtggagaagtcccaaatgttattaagtgatcacccattccactcccaagcaatgtgagattcattttctcaacatcccccctcacgtgcagccgcgtttgaggtctgtcacatgtggccacttttgggtcctatcatcgtgcagcctttttactggtctgtcatcgtggggtgtggattgtgaattttataaaatgtggggtggaacgggccccgctttGATATCATGTGAAAACTTtgtatccatctcaaaaccaattggcaatgagtggagaggtcccaaatattattaagtgatcactcattccactcccaagcaatgtgcgaaactttatatccatctcaaaatcaattgacaatgagtggagagatcccaaatattattaagtgctcacccattccactcgcaagcaatgtgggattcatttcctcaacatccccctcacgtgtagccgcgtttgaggtctgtcatgtgtggccacttttcggtcctatcatcgtgcaaccttttttgctggtctgtcatcgtagGGTgtagattgtgaattttataaaatatggggtggaacgggccccgctctgataccatatgaaaactttatatccatctcaaaaccaaatggcaatgagtggagaggtctcaaatgttattaagtgatcacccattacactcccaagtaatgtgggactctatttccttaacatccccctcacgtgcagccgcgtttgaggtctgtcacgtgtggccacttttgggtcctatcatcgtgcagccttttcgctGGTCCGTCATCGCAgagtgtggattgtgaattttataaaatatgggGTGGAATAGGCcctgctctaataccatgtggaaactttatatccatctcaaaaccaattggcaatgagtgaagaggtcccaaatgttattaagtgatcacccattccactcccaagcaatgtgggattcatttcctcaacaagggacagcccaaaatgaaatactagactccaaataagggacggagggagtattttggaaaaattaaactatgggtacaccatttggtgtacaccaaatgcaCACCAGTCACTAGATTGCGTGGAACCCATTTCCGgcttccacacaaatgatcggaaccgtttattttgtttaaaacatatttttatgaGTTTGGATATAGACAAGGGTTTCATCTACTTTTGTCCCTGAATTCGTAAGtacaaaaattgaataatttgaTCAAACTTTTATCAATATTCGAATGAGTTGATATTTTGCAGCaacccttaaaaaataatgttcTAAACAAATTGAATGACTCTGATCATTAGAGTTAGACCTCAAAATGAATCTTGCGTAATCTGGTGTACACCAATGGTGTATACCCATAGTTAAGACTGAAATCACATGGAACCCATACAAATTCCCTCTCAAAGGCGACAAAAACGAACCCTCTATATATATTAGCAATAACCAAAGGCAAACAATCCCTTGCTCATTTGGTTTTTAAACCTACATGTGACAAGCCAAATAGATGTAAATTGTTACTAATTAgtaattatttattgcctaggAAAATCTTGATTAGATTGTCATTGTCAGGTGAGAAGGTTTGTCTTCAGttatcaaaaattcaaaatgaaagaGCAGGTTCATGGAAATAAAGAACCAAGGAACAGAGCAAATCACGGCAATTAACGATTTCATGGGAGGGCCTAGTGATCACCACTGGGGACCATTATACGATTTGATTAATATCCTATGTTATGGTAGTTCcatgcttgtttttttttttttttttgtcctttactTTTTCTATTGACTGGTTGatcattttcaaataaagtAGTAAAATTCAAAGTCCCGTATGGAAGAACCTTAGTGCGGTTTTGTGTATAAAAATAGATTGTATGGCGAACTCTATAGAACCATGGGTGGTCCGACTATCCACGTTTATGGTTCTCCTCTGGTCCTCACGAAAAATAAGCCTAAAATTTGAGCTCGCGGCTCTTTTATTAAACGAGCTTAAAACTcgagttcggctcatttatgaatGAGTTGACTGAGCCAAGCCCTTAACGGGTCGAGCCTCTCGGTTTGTTTGCAGCCCAAACCATGGATGAGTGGTTGTGACCAAAAGTTCTTTAGTTGTCCCCGGGGCACGAGATATAAAATTCCAAAGAGAAGCTCCACATGGTTGTGTAGAAAAATGGGTCTCgaattggaagaaaaagagagacaaaCACCAACACATCTCCCGGCTAATTTGGTGGAAACTTTAGCATGGttgtcctttttctttcttttcatccAACTTTACTGTATAAATATACTCCTGGgacatctctcttcttccacATCTACCAGATCAAGGTtttctttactctctctctctctctctcttctctctctctctctctcagacacACAAACACTGACACATTTTCCCTCATTCCTTGCAGAAGAATGggctctcttctctctctttgttttgtcTTCATCTTGTCTCTCTACACCATGTCTACTTCTGCAGCTATTCCTCCATTTCTTGATGGTGAGCTCCCCAAACCTTTTAATTACCTGCATTTTACTCTCATTTGTTTCTGTTTTAAAGTTATAGCATGCCATTGCCAAATATATACTATACATACAAGGAAAAAATTGTTGGAAACGAAAGCACGTCCAACAGACTCGTCAAATGTCAAATATCAAAAAacattaagatttttttttccattttcgaCAGATATCTCAAACGTTATCTTACcgtaaaatttgaaagatgagtaGCATCCTTCATAGATTAAATCCTACTACAAATGTTTATTTGATATTTGAAGAACCTGTTAATGTACACAATATATATTAatctaacaaacacaaaaaaaaacataatgtaGTACTATGGAAGATAACTTTGAAGAGTTTGGTTGAATTTAacatcaaattttattttccatttataaATTGAGGTTACAAAGTACGTACAtgttcggtcttgctattgtcagcccactgaactgacgataagcacactaaaaagtaaggaaaatatatatttctgtttattttttacaccatttaatacacattcacacatctACGATTGCCGGCCCATTAGgctgaatttaaaatttttcataTTGCCGGCCCATTAGgctgaatttaaaatttttcataTTGAGAAATGGGCATCATTTTTATCACCAATTTGTCATTTTGATCTTTaattagttctctctctctctctctctctctctctctctctctctctctgtctgtgtgtgtgtgtgtgtgtgtgtaggactTCTTGCAAATGGTGACTTTGAGGAAGAGCCCAAGGCATCCAACCTCAACAAGACAGTGATCAAAGGGAAGCACTCCTTACCCAAGTGGGAGATCAAGGGCCTGGTCGAATACGTGTCGAGCGGGCCCCAGCCAGGCGGCTTCTTCCTCATCATACCGCGTGGCGTCCACGCGGTGAGGCTGGGAAACGACGCTTCCATCTCCCAAAACGCTATCGTCACTCCGGGCGAGACCTACTCCCTCACCTTTGGTGCTACCAGGACTTGTGCCCAGGATGAGGTGCTCAGGGTCTCTGCCTCCGGGCACTCTTCTGATCTCCCCATCCAGACCCTCTACAGCAGCAATGGTGGGGACACTTATGGGTGGGCTTTTAAGGCAACTTCCAAGGTTGTCAAGATCACATTCCATAACCCTGGGGTCCAAGAGGACCCCACTTGTGGGCCACTCTTGGATGCCATTGCAATCAAGCAGATGATCCCTCTCAAGTATGCCAAAGGTTAGTAAGTAAGGTCCTTTGTGAAAAatgtttttcagtttttggttgatttttttgtttttgtttctgggTGTTTTAAATTTGATTTGTTGTTGCGTACTAGCATAACAGGGATCCAGAGGTGCTGTTGTGCACCCCGTGTAATGCGGCACGCGGACCGTCGATTTCGTCCATTAAcggttgagatatgttttttttaattttgacggtaataaatatcttttaccagtaaaaatttgtttttaagcTAGAccattgattgatgagatcgacggtCGTGAGTTGCCCAACACGCGCACTACACAGGGGTGCACTTCAGCACCCTTGGATCCGTATAACAGGATTCGTAAGaggaatttttcagtgccgagtgggcaccacgtggtacccgttTGGCGAATCCGGTTTCGCCGAGCAAGCATCGCGTTAGCCGTACCCACCCGGCATTAAAAAATTTCTCGGATTAGTAACTAGGTTGATGAAGTCTTGAGCTTGACATTTTTTTTGAGCGGTGGCGCTGGATCGATTGCAATTATTTCGTGtaatcataactttttgtatATAATGAAGAGCGAAAAATGACTTAAATAAGTTATAGTAAAAAGTTAAATACTGAAAAGTCAAGGAGGAGCTTCGAAACTATGTAATACTTGTAATTTGGCCAAGAGGCTATTGGTTCAATGGCATCAGCGCGATAGTGTTACTCCTTTTCCAAGGTGGTAATTTAATTATTCTAACAAAAATTgacttttgccaatcaaaaaagatCATGCTTTGCTACTTTCAGTTAGCTGATATACTTATGCATGAAAATTTGAGGAAGTCCAGTAATTGGAGCAATAATGCAGAGGAAATTGATATCtgcgctccactttttattgatgCCGCTCCACTTTGTTTATGAACGTTAAAATTGGaacgccatcagtaaaaagttgAGCGCAAAAATCAGTTTCCTAATGATAATGGTCATGGTTTGAATGCTTTTGTTTTCACTTCTTTTCCTTTGCACCAAATGCAGGTGACCTGGTGAAAaatggtggttttgaaaatggtcCTCATATGTTCAAGAACTTCTCAACAGGGGTCCTCCTCCTCCCCAAAAACCGAGACCTCGTCTCACCACTCCCAAGGTGGATAATTGAGTCCCTAAAACCAGTCAAGTACATCGACTCAACCCACTTCTCGGTCCCCTCTGGACTAGCCGCAATCGAACTGGTCGGAGGGAGAGAAAGCGCGATCGCCCAAGTCATTAGGACAATTCCCAACAGATTCTACAGCCTCAGTTTCACCATCGGAGATGCCAAGAACGGTTGCCACGGATCGATGACAGTCGAGGCGTTCGCCGCCAAGGAAACGCTCAAAGTTCCCTACGTGTCTCGGGGAAAGGGTGGGTTCAAGAATGGAAGCCTCAAGTTCCAAGCAGTTTCAGCCAGAACAAGGCTCACATTCTACAGTGCATTTTACCATACTAAATTGCATGACTATGGTCACCTCTGTGGCCCTGTCTTGGATAACGTTCGAGTTGTTCCAGTTAATTAATTAGTCATTTAAGTGCCTTTTTTCAGATGAACTGCTGAAAGGGTTATGGGTAATTTGAGCAGAAGTTATGCAGTACTAATACTGTAATACTATAGAATACATAGATGAAGAGCTCTGTAATAGTTTTGTGTGCAACAACAATGCCGGTAGCCATGGAGATGGCAAAGTCCTCTTATCAGCTCGCGGATGTTATCATTTGGTAGGCGAGTCACTTTTGCGGTTATCATGCGTATTCTGATCAAGATAGTCCAGGGTTATTTTGTCTGAgatttcattgtttgttttcggCAATTTGTTCCCCTGTTCATGATGTCCTGATCTCTATAATTCAAATATACTATTTAATGACAATGGCTATGACTtagaacctcaaaaaaaattcaaaatttttggatCAGCATCTCATAAGTTTAGGCAATTTTGTACTCTGAATTAGGATTTTCTCATAAGTTGTATTGGATACAGACCCCAAAAAGGAAGCTAAAATTACAATGGGGAACAAGTATCCAATCCAGATTTGATAATCCTGGAAGATGCATCTACccagaagaaagagagagaatgaacaATTTTATTTCC
Coding sequences:
- the LOC131322849 gene encoding protein DUF642 L-GALACTONO-1,4-LACTONE-RESPONSIVE GENE 2-like produces the protein MGSLLSLCFVFILSLYTMSTSAAIPPFLDGLLANGDFEEEPKASNLNKTVIKGKHSLPKWEIKGLVEYVSSGPQPGGFFLIIPRGVHAVRLGNDASISQNAIVTPGETYSLTFGATRTCAQDEVLRVSASGHSSDLPIQTLYSSNGGDTYGWAFKATSKVVKITFHNPGVQEDPTCGPLLDAIAIKQMIPLKYAKGDLVKNGGFENGPHMFKNFSTGVLLLPKNRDLVSPLPRWIIESLKPVKYIDSTHFSVPSGLAAIELVGGRESAIAQVIRTIPNRFYSLSFTIGDAKNGCHGSMTVEAFAAKETLKVPYVSRGKGGFKNGSLKFQAVSARTRLTFYSAFYHTKLHDYGHLCGPVLDNVRVVPVN